The Streptomyces clavuligerus genome includes a region encoding these proteins:
- a CDS encoding DUF11 domain-containing protein produces the protein MVFQGRKQTVRAAAGAVAAGLVLWAGQPAVAAPPTAAPAVSGSPVRAADTFVLTSATAGGTQTLIVPKTVTPGESIDLVASYTNTTDHAVEVAGMDILFPKPSDAQVDVNDSSYTDAGGGYTVGAGPRPSEDGSLFYVTWRDIPAGATASTRIGITLRTASSGPVEISATGGGSGIGRFDLGKGTINAAPAAADLGVSLTATPKGLGTLNASFTATVTNHGPADTTAAKLRFTYSPGFHLPQATGCTTDPATRTATCDLGPLAGGANVTRTLALQAGALTIGLSLPVTATVTDIAPADPAPGNDTATHSCAALTALLVIC, from the coding sequence ATGGTGTTCCAGGGACGGAAGCAGACCGTACGCGCGGCGGCGGGGGCCGTGGCCGCCGGACTGGTGCTGTGGGCCGGTCAGCCCGCGGTGGCCGCCCCGCCCACCGCCGCACCGGCCGTATCGGGTTCCCCGGTGCGGGCCGCCGACACCTTCGTCCTCACCTCGGCCACGGCGGGCGGCACCCAGACCCTGATCGTGCCGAAGACGGTGACGCCGGGCGAGTCGATCGACCTGGTGGCCTCGTACACCAACACCACCGACCACGCCGTCGAGGTCGCTGGCATGGACATCCTCTTCCCCAAACCGTCCGACGCCCAGGTGGACGTCAATGACTCCTCCTACACGGACGCCGGCGGCGGCTACACCGTCGGCGCCGGACCCCGGCCCAGTGAGGACGGCAGCCTTTTCTATGTCACCTGGCGCGACATCCCGGCCGGTGCCACCGCGTCCACCCGCATCGGCATCACCCTGCGGACGGCCTCCTCCGGGCCGGTGGAGATCTCCGCGACGGGCGGCGGCTCCGGCATCGGGCGCTTCGACCTCGGCAAGGGAACCATCAACGCCGCCCCGGCCGCCGCCGACCTCGGCGTCTCCCTCACCGCCACCCCCAAGGGCCTGGGCACCCTCAACGCCTCGTTCACCGCCACCGTCACCAACCACGGCCCCGCCGACACCACCGCCGCCAAGCTCCGCTTCACCTACAGCCCCGGGTTCCACCTCCCCCAGGCCACGGGCTGCACCACCGACCCCGCCACCCGCACCGCGACGTGCGACCTCGGCCCCCTCGCAGGCGGCGCCAACGTGACCCGCACCCTCGCGCTCCAGGCCGGTGCCCTCACCATCGGCCTGTCCCTCCCGGTCACCGCCACCGTCACCGATATCGCCCCCGCCGACCCGGCCCCCGGCAACGACACCGCCACCCACTCCTGCGCCGCCCTCACCGCCCTCCTCGTCATCTGCTGA
- a CDS encoding class I SAM-dependent DNA methyltransferase yields MTGLNDPAFFDRYAHEYDEGHVYEPTRTVDFLAGLVPAAGRVLELAIGTGRVALPLAARGFALEGIDGSPAMVERLRAKPGGAEIPVTIGDMADVAVDGPFQLSYLVFNTLFNLPSQARQVDCFRNVAQVLEPGGLFVVECFIQDVTEFDRHQRVATRALAENSVNMEFLLHDPVEQAVTFQRVTFDAKGTTLRPLRLRYCWPSELDLMAQLAGMRLRERWTDWDRSPFTAASRRHVSVYEKR; encoded by the coding sequence GTGACCGGACTCAACGATCCTGCTTTCTTTGACCGTTACGCCCACGAATACGACGAGGGGCACGTCTACGAACCGACGCGGACCGTCGACTTCCTGGCCGGACTCGTCCCGGCGGCCGGACGCGTCCTGGAGCTCGCCATCGGCACGGGCCGGGTCGCGCTTCCCCTGGCCGCACGGGGGTTCGCCCTCGAAGGAATCGACGGCTCACCCGCCATGGTCGAGCGACTGCGCGCGAAGCCCGGCGGCGCGGAGATCCCCGTGACGATCGGCGATATGGCCGACGTGGCGGTCGACGGCCCCTTCCAGCTGTCCTACCTGGTCTTCAACACCCTGTTCAACCTGCCCAGCCAGGCCCGCCAGGTCGACTGCTTCCGCAACGTCGCCCAGGTCCTCGAACCCGGCGGGCTGTTCGTCGTCGAGTGTTTCATCCAGGATGTGACCGAGTTCGACCGCCATCAGCGGGTCGCCACCCGCGCCCTCGCCGAGAACTCGGTGAACATGGAGTTCCTGCTGCACGACCCTGTGGAACAGGCGGTCACCTTTCAGCGCGTGACGTTCGACGCGAAGGGCACCACGCTGCGCCCGCTGCGGCTCCGGTACTGCTGGCCGAGCGAGCTGGACCTGATGGCCCAGCTCGCCGGGATGCGTCTGCGTGAGCGCTGGACCGACTGGGACCGCAGCCCCTTCACGGCGGCCAGCCGGAGGCATGTATCGGTCTACGAGAAGCGGTGA
- a CDS encoding ATP-binding protein — MRPFSRPGPGRPGRRPFCRPGRPRRSRSIHARLFLGFAGALAVSAVLMVAVIYAGMRFVPTYEFEDTVVISDPGGPRQAPRSVEPFPGASVPPGVTPGPRAEGTIRSKEDVWNTLLWLSVGGLVLVTAIGLAVGWRLSKRLLAPLGVIGRAAAKAAEGQLQYRIDAEGPADELKQLADTFDTMLARLEESFAAHRRFAANASHELLTPLATTRAVLQIATADPSGEEFAELAPMLVETNERNISVVHALLALAAAEHAPFDPEPVDLAALAADVVAERAAQAATARVRVEVDAGPGCTVPGSTTLLRQLLLNLLDNALAYNEPGGSVRLAVLRGDGVVIEVGNTGRQIDDLVARRLFEPFYRQDSRVTSDRSGHGLGLAIVRSIVHAHHGTVTAHANPGGGLTVRAGLPPEPG, encoded by the coding sequence ATGAGGCCGTTCTCCCGGCCGGGGCCGGGGCGGCCCGGGCGGCGGCCGTTCTGCCGTCCGGGGCGGCCCCGGCGGTCCCGGAGCATCCACGCCCGGCTCTTCCTCGGCTTCGCGGGCGCGCTCGCCGTCTCGGCCGTGCTGATGGTGGCTGTCATCTACGCGGGCATGCGGTTCGTGCCGACGTACGAGTTCGAGGACACCGTCGTCATCTCGGACCCCGGGGGGCCGCGCCAGGCGCCCCGCTCGGTGGAGCCGTTCCCCGGGGCGAGCGTTCCGCCGGGGGTCACGCCGGGGCCCCGGGCCGAGGGGACGATCCGCAGCAAGGAGGATGTGTGGAACACCTTGTTGTGGCTGTCCGTCGGCGGGCTCGTCCTGGTGACGGCGATCGGCCTGGCCGTCGGCTGGCGGCTGTCGAAGCGGCTGCTCGCGCCGCTCGGGGTCATCGGCCGGGCCGCCGCGAAGGCCGCCGAGGGCCAGCTCCAGTACCGTATCGACGCCGAGGGCCCCGCCGACGAACTCAAGCAGCTCGCCGACACCTTCGACACCATGCTGGCCCGTCTGGAGGAGTCCTTCGCCGCCCACAGGCGTTTCGCGGCCAACGCCTCGCACGAGCTGCTCACACCGCTGGCCACCACCCGGGCCGTCCTCCAGATCGCCACCGCCGACCCCAGCGGCGAGGAGTTCGCCGAGCTGGCCCCGATGCTCGTCGAGACGAACGAACGCAACATCAGCGTCGTCCATGCCCTGTTGGCCCTGGCGGCGGCCGAGCACGCGCCCTTCGACCCCGAACCTGTCGACCTCGCGGCCCTCGCCGCGGACGTGGTCGCCGAGCGGGCCGCGCAGGCGGCCACGGCGCGTGTGCGCGTCGAGGTCGACGCCGGACCCGGCTGCACCGTCCCCGGCAGTACCACCCTGCTCCGTCAGCTCCTGCTCAACCTGCTCGACAACGCCCTGGCCTACAACGAGCCCGGCGGTTCGGTGCGCCTGGCGGTCCTGCGCGGGGACGGGGTCGTCATCGAGGTGGGGAACACCGGGCGGCAGATCGACGACCTCGTCGCCCGGCGTCTGTTCGAGCCCTTCTACCGGCAGGACTCCCGTGTCACCAGCGACCGCTCCGGTCATGGCCTGGGCCTCGCCATCGTCCGCTCGATCGTGCACGCCCACCACGGCACCGTGACCGCGCACGCCAACCCCGGCGGCGGTCTGACCGTACGCGCCGGTCTGCCGCCGGAGCCGGGGTGA
- a CDS encoding SHOCT domain-containing protein: MEGQQILAYDYPLLGAFWTVMWIFLWVMWFLLLFRVITDVFRDDSLNGWTKAGWLIFVLIVPFLGVLVYVIVRGKKMGTREIRHAQERQAAMDDYIRRTAGGDGGGSATELAKLSELKAKGDITEAEFQRAKEKILH; the protein is encoded by the coding sequence ATGGAGGGCCAGCAGATCCTGGCGTACGACTATCCGCTGCTCGGTGCCTTCTGGACCGTGATGTGGATCTTCCTGTGGGTGATGTGGTTCCTGCTGCTGTTCCGCGTCATCACCGATGTCTTCCGTGACGACAGCCTCAACGGTTGGACAAAGGCGGGATGGCTGATCTTCGTCCTGATCGTCCCCTTCCTGGGCGTGCTGGTGTACGTCATCGTCCGCGGCAAGAAGATGGGCACGCGCGAGATCCGTCATGCCCAGGAGCGGCAGGCCGCGATGGACGACTACATCCGCAGGACGGCGGGCGGCGACGGGGGCGGCAGCGCCACCGAACTGGCCAAGCTCTCCGAACTCAAGGCCAAGGGCGACATCACGGAGGCCGAGTTCCAGCGGGCCAAGGAGAAGATCCTCCACTAG
- a CDS encoding ABC transporter ATP-binding protein — translation MTSLPQPPVLELHGVTHSYRTGNRGRAVLKDISHAFRPGRMYAVIGFSGSGKTTLLSLASGLDSPSAGSVRFRGRDIAELGLGRYRNRHAATVFQSLNLLTYMTAIQNITSAMEITGVRRGDKNRRAAELLDLLGVDAADHNRRTLRLSGGQQQRVAIARALACEVDILFADEPTGSLDRETAGGIVAVFQRLAHDEGKCVVVVTHSREVAEASDEVLQLKRGRLSAR, via the coding sequence ATGACCTCCCTCCCGCAGCCCCCGGTGCTCGAACTCCATGGGGTGACCCACTCCTACCGGACCGGCAACCGCGGACGCGCCGTGCTCAAGGACATCAGCCACGCCTTCCGGCCGGGCCGCATGTACGCCGTGATCGGCTTCTCCGGAAGCGGCAAGACCACGCTGCTCTCCCTGGCCAGCGGCCTGGACTCGCCGAGTGCCGGAAGTGTCCGCTTCCGCGGCAGGGACATCGCGGAGCTGGGCCTCGGCCGCTACCGCAACCGTCACGCGGCCACGGTCTTCCAATCGCTGAACCTGCTCACCTATATGACGGCGATCCAGAACATCACCTCCGCCATGGAGATCACCGGGGTACGGCGGGGCGACAAGAACCGGCGCGCGGCCGAACTCCTCGACCTGCTCGGGGTGGACGCGGCCGACCACAACCGCCGAACCCTGCGGCTCTCCGGCGGGCAGCAGCAACGTGTCGCCATCGCCCGTGCGCTGGCCTGCGAGGTCGACATCCTCTTCGCGGACGAACCCACCGGCAGCCTCGACCGCGAGACGGCGGGCGGGATCGTCGCCGTGTTTCAGCGACTCGCGCACGACGAGGGCAAGTGCGTGGTGGTGGTCACCCACTCCCGTGAGGTGGCGGAGGCCTCGGACGAGGTGCTGCAACTCAAACGGGGCAGGCTCAGCGCACGGTAG
- a CDS encoding ABC transporter permease, whose amino-acid sequence MNFFKRAWWRLTSHLGKTVMLVGLFFVICTLVLSGLLIRSAAARAADEAKETVGAVATMQLDINALIGSGQAPLPDGNGVGTIGPRGELRRSLVDRICAAPVVERCNYTTDSVAAPTGRSKLYRPVPPPAGTATEGTDLFKADGVRDQQSVASFRNGDAKIVEGHGIGPKSTRDEIVVERRLAQQNRWKVGDRIKLKVGEMPTPGQKKNEDEFTFRIVGIHSSGTADSGQYLPAMMDPVNQLYVTPDGATLLLGKKLDADGGEVVQATFTLSDPADMDRLRRHAKASGADLGVFPMTVNDKQYRQLVGPITRTADFATLTVWIVSFAGTVILALIVASSLRERRKELGILLSLGERKPRLLGQHLVEVVACAVIAVGLSSAGSQFLSQAIGDRLLSSEVSSAGDTAADSDGGADHSAVTVTGAGGPTPVADDTPETEPIDTLDIRLGAADIARTGATGLGIAALATLLPGARVLRLHPRDILTKGD is encoded by the coding sequence ATGAATTTTTTCAAACGGGCGTGGTGGCGGCTGACCAGCCACCTCGGAAAGACCGTGATGCTGGTCGGTCTCTTCTTCGTCATCTGCACCCTGGTGCTCTCCGGACTGCTCATCCGGTCCGCCGCGGCCCGGGCCGCCGACGAAGCCAAGGAAACCGTCGGCGCCGTCGCCACCATGCAACTGGACATCAACGCCCTGATCGGGTCCGGGCAGGCGCCCCTGCCCGACGGCAACGGGGTCGGCACGATCGGTCCACGCGGTGAACTGCGGCGCAGCCTGGTCGACAGGATCTGCGCAGCTCCGGTCGTCGAACGGTGCAACTACACGACGGACTCGGTGGCCGCGCCCACCGGCCGCTCGAAGCTGTACCGGCCGGTGCCGCCGCCGGCCGGCACCGCCACCGAGGGCACCGACCTCTTCAAGGCCGACGGGGTACGCGATCAGCAGTCGGTGGCCTCGTTCCGGAACGGCGACGCGAAAATCGTCGAAGGGCACGGCATCGGCCCGAAAAGCACGCGCGATGAGATCGTGGTCGAGCGGCGCCTCGCCCAGCAGAACCGCTGGAAGGTCGGCGACAGAATCAAGCTCAAGGTCGGCGAAATGCCGACGCCGGGACAGAAGAAGAACGAGGACGAGTTCACGTTCAGGATCGTCGGTATCCACAGCAGCGGCACCGCGGACAGCGGACAGTACCTGCCGGCCATGATGGACCCGGTGAACCAGCTCTATGTCACCCCGGACGGCGCCACCCTGCTGCTCGGCAAGAAACTGGACGCCGACGGGGGCGAGGTCGTCCAGGCCACCTTCACCCTGTCCGACCCTGCGGACATGGACCGGCTGCGCCGGCACGCGAAAGCCTCCGGCGCCGACCTCGGCGTCTTCCCGATGACGGTCAACGACAAGCAGTACCGGCAACTCGTCGGACCCATCACCAGGACCGCGGACTTCGCGACCCTCACCGTATGGATCGTCTCCTTCGCGGGCACCGTGATCCTCGCCCTGATCGTCGCCTCGTCGCTGCGCGAGCGCCGCAAGGAGCTGGGCATCCTGCTCTCCCTCGGTGAGAGGAAGCCCCGACTGCTCGGCCAGCACCTGGTGGAGGTCGTCGCCTGCGCGGTGATCGCGGTGGGCCTCTCCTCGGCGGGCAGCCAGTTCCTGTCCCAGGCCATCGGCGACCGGCTGCTGTCCAGCGAGGTGTCCTCGGCCGGGGACACCGCCGCGGACAGCGACGGCGGCGCCGACCACAGCGCCGTCACCGTCACCGGCGCCGGGGGTCCCACCCCCGTCGCGGACGACACCCCGGAGACCGAGCCCATCGACACCCTCGACATCCGGCTCGGCGCCGCCGACATCGCCAGGACCGGCGCCACCGGCCTCGGTATCGCCGCCCTGGCCACGCTCCTCCCCGGCGCGCGGGTGCTGCGCCTCCACCCGCGTGACATCCTGACGAAGGGCGACTGA
- a CDS encoding peptidase S1: MITRKLPLLAAALIAFGMLTAGSATATVSGDGGNRIGILRDNGEAYVKEGGLSATWVLEAGNIKQVVLSGNRIGVLKGNGEAYVKEGGLSAAWTLVAGQTKQIALSGNRIGVLKDNGEAYVKEGGLSAAWTLVAGQTKEIELSGNRIGIVKGNGDAYVKEGGLSATWVLEAVDVIDIDLAGTRIGVFTGGGEAFVKEGGLSALWVLEANDVIQLELSGNRIGVLNDKGEAYVKEGGLSAAWTLEANNVIQIALSGTRIGILVGSGQAFVKEGGLSAAWVLEANDVTELVLS; the protein is encoded by the coding sequence GTGATCACCAGGAAACTGCCCTTACTCGCCGCGGCGCTGATCGCCTTCGGCATGCTGACCGCCGGTTCGGCGACCGCCACCGTCTCCGGGGACGGAGGCAACCGGATCGGAATCCTCAGGGACAACGGTGAGGCGTATGTGAAGGAGGGTGGTCTCAGCGCCACCTGGGTCCTTGAGGCCGGGAACATCAAGCAGGTCGTCCTGTCGGGGAACCGGATCGGGGTCCTCAAGGGCAATGGCGAGGCGTACGTCAAGGAGGGCGGCCTGAGTGCCGCCTGGACCCTGGTCGCCGGACAGACCAAGCAGATCGCCCTCTCCGGCAACCGGATCGGGGTCCTCAAGGACAACGGCGAGGCGTACGTCAAGGAGGGCGGTCTCAGCGCCGCCTGGACCCTGGTCGCCGGACAGACCAAGGAAATCGAACTCTCCGGCAACCGCATCGGCATCGTGAAGGGCAACGGCGACGCCTATGTGAAGGAGGGCGGCCTGAGTGCCACCTGGGTCCTTGAGGCGGTCGATGTCATCGACATCGACCTCGCGGGCACCCGTATCGGCGTCTTCACCGGCGGGGGCGAGGCATTCGTCAAGGAGGGCGGTCTGAGCGCCCTCTGGGTCCTGGAAGCGAACGATGTGATCCAACTGGAGCTGTCCGGCAACCGGATCGGGGTCCTCAACGACAAGGGCGAGGCGTACGTCAAGGAAGGCGGTCTCAGCGCCGCCTGGACCCTGGAAGCGAACAATGTGATCCAGATCGCCCTCTCCGGCACCCGGATCGGCATCCTCGTGGGCAGCGGTCAGGCGTTCGTCAAGGAGGGCGGTCTCAGCGCCGCCTGGGTCCTGGAAGCGAACGACGTCACCGAGCTCGTCCTGTCCTGA
- a CDS encoding cytochrome P450, with product MTGPAPTGSVPVFDAADPGFSITSAAVHRARENSWYARTTYGLAVLRHAEVAELLHHPRLRQGSVSWLARNGVTEGPLADWWASWVLHREGEDHRRLRRLLNPAFSSRSATALLPRFRALATELTDAFADRDRCEFVAEFAEPYAARVIAMLLGIPEQEWPVIARESAVLGLALGVTVRQDLDRVERALAALHAYADELIADRRRRERDDFLSRLVHADRDGDRLGDEELRDSLVLLVFGGFDTTRNQLGLALQTFARHPAQWRFLADRPELGARAAEEVIRVNPTVRWITREALEDFTFRGLDIPAGTTVQLWTESAGTDPRVHGPYSFDITAEREPHFGFGGGFHHCLGHFVARADIAEALPVLARRLRDLRIAEDAVWLPDSGNTGPVRLPLLFTPAP from the coding sequence ATGACGGGTCCCGCCCCGACCGGCAGCGTCCCCGTGTTCGACGCCGCCGACCCGGGCTTCAGCATCACCTCCGCCGCCGTGCACAGGGCCCGCGAGAACTCCTGGTACGCCCGGACCACCTACGGACTGGCGGTCCTGCGGCACGCGGAGGTCGCCGAACTGCTCCACCACCCCCGGCTCCGCCAGGGCAGCGTGTCCTGGCTCGCCCGCAACGGGGTGACCGAGGGGCCCCTCGCCGACTGGTGGGCGAGCTGGGTCCTCCACCGTGAGGGGGAGGACCACCGCCGATTGCGCCGACTGCTGAATCCGGCGTTCTCCTCCCGGTCTGCCACGGCTCTGCTGCCCCGCTTCCGGGCCCTCGCCACCGAGCTGACGGACGCGTTCGCGGACCGTGACCGCTGCGAGTTCGTCGCGGAGTTCGCCGAGCCCTACGCGGCCCGTGTGATCGCGATGCTGCTCGGCATCCCGGAGCAGGAGTGGCCCGTCATCGCCCGCGAGTCCGCCGTGCTGGGACTCGCCCTGGGGGTGACCGTCCGCCAGGACCTCGACCGCGTCGAACGCGCGCTCGCCGCGCTCCACGCCTACGCCGATGAACTGATCGCCGACCGACGGCGCCGGGAGCGTGACGACTTCCTCTCCCGCCTGGTCCACGCGGACCGCGACGGCGACCGCCTCGGCGACGAAGAACTCCGCGACAGCCTGGTCCTGCTGGTCTTCGGGGGCTTCGACACCACCCGCAACCAACTCGGTCTCGCCCTTCAGACCTTCGCCCGCCACCCCGCCCAGTGGCGGTTCCTCGCCGATCGGCCGGAACTGGGCGCCAGGGCCGCCGAGGAGGTGATACGCGTCAACCCCACCGTCCGCTGGATCACCCGGGAGGCGCTGGAGGACTTCACCTTCCGGGGCCTGGACATCCCCGCCGGGACCACCGTCCAACTGTGGACCGAGTCCGCCGGTACCGACCCCCGCGTCCACGGGCCGTACTCCTTCGACATCACCGCCGAACGGGAGCCGCACTTCGGCTTCGGCGGCGGGTTCCACCACTGCCTCGGCCACTTCGTCGCCCGCGCCGACATCGCCGAGGCCCTGCCGGTGCTCGCCCGGCGCCTGCGGGACCTCCGGATCGCCGAGGACGCCGTCTGGCTCCCCGACTCCGGCAACACCGGCCCCGTACGCCTGCCGCTCCTGTTCACGCCCGCTCCCTGA
- a CDS encoding EF-hand domain-containing protein, with product MELTGLQRAKLALRFRQMDKDGNGWLQAADYEAMARRLITASGTPAGSPAAVRMTELALGMWRALEKRMDTDGDGRISPEEFIASTARSVIGHDGYDRVIRPMMTHIITLFDTDGDRRLSQDEFCALFTCCGLTPADAGIAFGKLDADGDGHLTCDEINTAVRAFFVSTDADTPANWLFGPLHHPSTGG from the coding sequence GTGGAACTGACCGGCCTTCAGCGGGCCAAGCTCGCCCTGCGGTTCCGGCAGATGGACAAGGACGGCAACGGCTGGCTCCAGGCCGCTGACTACGAGGCCATGGCCCGGCGCCTGATCACCGCGAGCGGCACACCCGCCGGCTCCCCGGCCGCCGTACGGATGACGGAGCTGGCCCTCGGCATGTGGCGGGCCCTGGAGAAACGGATGGACACCGACGGCGACGGCAGGATCAGCCCAGAGGAGTTCATCGCCTCCACCGCCCGCTCCGTCATCGGACACGATGGCTATGACCGGGTCATCCGTCCCATGATGACCCACATCATCACCCTCTTCGACACCGACGGCGACCGGCGGCTGTCACAGGACGAGTTCTGCGCCCTGTTCACCTGCTGCGGTCTGACCCCGGCCGACGCCGGTATCGCCTTCGGCAAGCTCGATGCCGACGGTGACGGACATCTGACCTGCGACGAGATCAACACGGCCGTCCGCGCGTTCTTCGTCAGCACCGACGCGGACACTCCCGCCAACTGGCTCTTCGGTCCGCTCCACCACCCATCGACGGGAGGGTGA
- a CDS encoding response regulator transcription factor, protein MRVLVVEDERYMARVLEIGLRREAIAVDVAHDGEAALERLTVYDYDAVVLDRDLPGVHGDEVCRRIVAMRLECRVLMLTAAGRLGDKVEGLGLGADDYLAKPFDFPELVARLRALYRRSPMAHAPVLTFADLAFDTHRRRVLRAGREVRLTPKELAVLELLMRADGGVLSAEHLLDKAWDAYADPLTNAVRLVVHTLRRKLGEPRLVHTAISAGYYLDVA, encoded by the coding sequence GTGCGCGTGCTGGTGGTGGAGGACGAGCGGTACATGGCCCGGGTCCTGGAGATCGGGTTGCGGCGCGAGGCCATCGCCGTCGATGTCGCGCACGACGGGGAGGCCGCTCTGGAGCGGCTGACGGTCTATGACTACGACGCCGTCGTCCTCGACCGCGATCTGCCCGGGGTCCACGGCGACGAGGTCTGCCGCCGTATCGTCGCCATGCGGCTGGAGTGCCGCGTCCTCATGCTCACCGCCGCCGGGCGCCTGGGTGACAAGGTCGAAGGGCTCGGTCTCGGCGCCGACGACTATCTGGCGAAACCCTTCGACTTTCCCGAACTGGTCGCCCGGCTGCGGGCGCTGTACCGGCGCAGCCCGATGGCCCACGCGCCTGTTCTCACCTTCGCCGACCTGGCCTTCGACACGCATCGCCGCCGGGTGCTGCGCGCGGGGCGCGAGGTGCGTCTCACGCCGAAGGAACTGGCCGTGCTGGAGCTGCTGATGCGCGCCGACGGCGGTGTGCTGAGTGCCGAACACCTCCTGGACAAGGCGTGGGACGCGTACGCGGACCCGCTCACCAACGCGGTACGGCTGGTCGTGCACACCCTGCGCCGCAAGCTCGGCGAGCCCCGGCTGGTGCACACGGCGATCAGCGCCGGCTACTACCTGGACGTCGCATGA
- a CDS encoding glutamine synthetase family protein, with amino-acid sequence MTARPASTTALDRHRERNSDRSAVDTVRERIAETGVEYVYYQSVTLSGRAVGKVVPAVHLLRNLEKGVQMHRSVVADFQTDRSGALLGGGARAAEFTALPDLDTFAVLPWDTTVGRFFCRLYEPAHLPERGGEPFAADARGNLIRRHREFTGRTGLVLRSGCEPEATWTGPGLEVPHRPDACPAYRIDLLERARPIYQKVITYGRALGLDMIEGDYEDPGQLELNWMYDRAELTADRLVTFRQICRQVARELGVTVSFMPKPAIGVMGNGCHHNLSLWNGTENVLAEPGRRELHLTETGQHALGGILAHAAGAMAVMGPTVNSYKRYWDTGLFAPERIDWGMDDKTCTVRLSANGRLEYKLPDAMVNPYLSHAVLLAVIADGLTNRTDPGPPQGTARELGHPFPALPLTLGEALTAFTEDTVVTSALTEEICSVFLAGRSDEWARFCAAVTDWEHQMYAEGTP; translated from the coding sequence ATGACCGCCCGTCCCGCCAGCACCACGGCACTCGACCGCCACCGTGAACGGAACAGCGACCGGAGCGCGGTGGACACCGTGCGCGAACGGATCGCCGAGACGGGGGTCGAGTACGTCTACTACCAGTCGGTGACCCTCAGCGGCCGGGCCGTCGGCAAGGTGGTGCCCGCTGTGCATCTGCTCCGCAATCTGGAGAAGGGCGTCCAGATGCACCGCTCTGTCGTCGCCGACTTCCAGACCGACCGGAGCGGTGCCCTCCTCGGCGGCGGCGCGCGGGCGGCCGAGTTCACCGCCCTGCCCGACCTGGACACCTTCGCCGTGCTGCCCTGGGACACCACGGTCGGCCGGTTCTTCTGCCGCCTCTACGAGCCCGCGCACCTGCCGGAACGCGGCGGGGAGCCGTTCGCCGCCGACGCGCGCGGCAACCTCATCCGGCGGCACCGCGAGTTCACCGGACGCACCGGACTCGTCCTGCGCTCCGGCTGCGAGCCCGAGGCGACCTGGACCGGACCCGGTCTTGAGGTACCCCACCGCCCCGACGCCTGCCCCGCGTACCGGATCGATCTGCTGGAACGCGCCAGGCCCATCTACCAGAAGGTGATCACCTACGGCAGGGCGCTGGGACTCGACATGATCGAGGGCGACTACGAGGACCCCGGCCAGCTCGAACTGAACTGGATGTACGACCGGGCCGAGCTGACCGCCGACCGGCTCGTCACCTTCCGGCAGATCTGCCGCCAGGTCGCCCGCGAACTCGGCGTCACGGTCAGCTTCATGCCCAAACCCGCCATCGGCGTCATGGGCAACGGCTGCCACCACAATCTCAGCCTCTGGAACGGCACCGAGAACGTGCTCGCCGAACCCGGCCGCCGCGAACTGCACCTGACCGAAACCGGACAGCACGCCCTCGGCGGCATCCTGGCGCACGCCGCGGGCGCCATGGCCGTCATGGGCCCCACCGTCAACTCCTACAAGCGGTACTGGGACACGGGCCTCTTCGCCCCCGAACGGATCGACTGGGGCATGGACGACAAGACCTGCACCGTCCGCCTGTCCGCCAACGGGCGCCTTGAGTACAAACTCCCCGACGCCATGGTCAACCCCTATCTCTCGCACGCCGTCCTGCTCGCCGTCATCGCCGACGGCCTGACGAACCGGACCGACCCCGGCCCGCCCCAGGGCACCGCCCGGGAACTCGGGCACCCGTTCCCCGCGCTGCCCCTGACCCTGGGCGAAGCCCTCACCGCCTTCACCGAGGACACCGTGGTCACAAGCGCGCTCACCGAGGAGATCTGCTCCGTCTTCCTCGCCGGCAGGTCGGACGAATGGGCCCGCTTCTGCGCCGCCGTCACCGACTGGGAACACCAGATGTACGCGGAGGGCACCCCCTGA
- a CDS encoding lipoyl domain-containing protein has translation MSLHPNAPVDAQPPGHRGTYAVTVPVTGDDGYVVTRWLRRPGETVRENEPLVEVEAAKTVLDVLAPASGVLHRIHVGEGATAAPGERLGTVVLPGPGDLPWN, from the coding sequence ATGTCCCTGCACCCGAACGCCCCGGTCGACGCGCAGCCCCCGGGGCACCGGGGGACATACGCGGTGACGGTTCCGGTCACCGGCGACGACGGATATGTGGTGACGCGCTGGCTCCGGCGGCCGGGCGAGACCGTGCGGGAGAACGAGCCGCTGGTGGAGGTGGAGGCCGCCAAGACCGTCCTCGATGTGCTCGCCCCGGCCTCGGGCGTGCTGCACCGCATCCACGTCGGTGAAGGAGCCACGGCGGCCCCCGGCGAGCGCCTCGGCACGGTCGTCCTCCCGGGCCCGGGGGATCTGCCGTGGAACTGA